The following are encoded together in the Pararhizobium qamdonense genome:
- a CDS encoding 2'-5' RNA ligase family protein, translating into MKTLHPLIVTAQIAQDHLEPFDRLRQAHFPQARNFLRAHLKVFYRLPGEYAAQIMKQLTDAAAATSIIKAEVNGVRHIGAGVAFTVISPELQTVRAGLKAAFAPYLVSQDMQKWQPHITVQNKVSRPAADRLDTDLAGTFSPHEIDIIGLDLWRYLDGPWKHEFAAPFRSGA; encoded by the coding sequence GTGAAGACGCTTCATCCCCTTATTGTGACCGCGCAGATTGCGCAGGATCATCTGGAACCGTTCGACCGTCTGCGGCAAGCGCACTTTCCCCAGGCTAGAAACTTTCTGCGTGCGCATCTGAAGGTGTTTTACCGCCTGCCGGGGGAATATGCCGCCCAGATCATGAAGCAACTCACGGACGCTGCGGCAGCAACCAGCATAATCAAGGCAGAGGTTAACGGCGTTCGCCACATTGGTGCAGGCGTGGCGTTCACGGTCATCAGCCCGGAACTCCAAACTGTCCGTGCCGGGCTGAAAGCCGCCTTCGCGCCTTATCTGGTGTCGCAGGATATGCAGAAATGGCAGCCGCACATCACGGTGCAGAATAAAGTATCACGACCCGCAGCAGACAGGCTTGACACCGATCTCGCCGGGACCTTCAGTCCGCATGAGATCGATATCATCGGGCTCGACCTGTGGAGATATCTGGATGGTCCGTGGAAACACGAATTTGCCGCGCCGTTCAGGAGCGGTGCTTGA
- a CDS encoding response regulator, which yields MRTILVVEDEPLIRMLLTEALEDEGYGVREARTVLEAVAILGLHEIDAVITDIDMPGGLNGLDLAKLLQGYGKRISTIVTSGGHQLDDDILPGEARFVPKPYSVVAMLLLLGEMFLAQPDRQREGAQKTAS from the coding sequence ATGCGTACCATACTCGTTGTCGAAGATGAGCCGCTCATCCGGATGCTCTTGACCGAGGCGCTCGAAGACGAAGGCTACGGCGTCCGCGAGGCGCGGACCGTCCTTGAGGCCGTCGCGATCTTGGGACTGCACGAGATTGATGCCGTCATCACCGATATCGACATGCCGGGCGGTTTGAACGGACTTGATCTCGCAAAGCTCCTGCAAGGCTATGGGAAACGTATTTCCACGATCGTAACCTCCGGCGGTCACCAACTCGACGACGATATACTGCCGGGCGAGGCCCGCTTTGTCCCGAAGCCTTATAGCGTGGTTGCGATGCTTTTGCTGCTCGGCGAAATGTTTCTGGCCCAGCCGGACCGGCAGCGCGAAGGTGCTCAGAAAACAGCATCCTAG
- a CDS encoding DUF982 domain-containing protein → MPDIIWEIPLTITSDEGPYTINGPKEALHYLENNLPVDCGPLCEAAKVACTAALQPGEEIEESRGAFVRAAIEAENPVLAP, encoded by the coding sequence ATGCCGGACATCATTTGGGAAATTCCCCTTACCATCACGAGCGACGAGGGCCCGTACACGATCAATGGCCCGAAAGAGGCCTTGCATTATCTCGAAAATAATTTGCCGGTTGACTGTGGTCCGCTGTGCGAAGCTGCCAAGGTCGCATGCACCGCTGCGCTGCAGCCCGGTGAAGAAATTGAGGAATCCCGCGGCGCTTTCGTCCGCGCGGCGATCGAGGCCGAAAATCCCGTCCTGGCGCCTTAG
- a CDS encoding DUF982 domain-containing protein yields the protein MHPNEICNPTEIQWQPVIVRLRGGIERKVCGPLQGFEILSRHMVGPNSNISANAARCCRLALERKMTPEQARQAFVAATMDQELRAN from the coding sequence ATGCACCCGAATGAAATCTGCAATCCGACTGAAATCCAGTGGCAGCCCGTTATTGTCCGGCTGCGGGGCGGCATCGAGCGGAAGGTCTGCGGGCCGCTTCAAGGGTTTGAAATCCTGAGCCGGCATATGGTCGGTCCAAACAGCAATATCTCTGCGAATGCTGCCCGCTGTTGCCGGCTGGCGCTTGAGCGCAAGATGACGCCGGAACAGGCCCGCCAGGCATTTGTCGCTGCCACGATGGACCAGGAGCTACGCGCCAATTGA
- a CDS encoding MgtC/SapB family protein, giving the protein MLNQIYDIGLSFNIVPHIGALVVAYILALPIGWDREKSERSAGLRTFPLVAIASCGFIQATENLTAGNAEATARIVEGLITGMGFIGGGAILVVSKSVRGTATAASLWATGAIGTAVGLGAYDIALVLSVMTFLTLRLNGNFKPPEEPGEKNPER; this is encoded by the coding sequence ATGCTGAACCAGATCTACGACATCGGCCTGTCCTTCAATATCGTGCCGCATATCGGCGCGCTCGTCGTCGCCTATATCCTGGCATTGCCCATCGGCTGGGATCGCGAAAAGAGCGAACGCAGCGCGGGCTTGAGAACATTTCCCCTCGTGGCCATTGCCAGTTGCGGCTTCATTCAAGCCACGGAGAACCTGACGGCGGGAAATGCAGAAGCCACCGCGCGCATTGTCGAAGGCCTGATCACCGGAATGGGTTTTATCGGCGGCGGCGCTATTCTGGTGGTGAGCAAAAGCGTACGTGGCACCGCGACCGCTGCCAGTCTTTGGGCCACCGGCGCGATCGGCACCGCTGTCGGGCTAGGCGCCTATGATATCGCGCTCGTCCTGTCCGTCATGACTTTCCTCACGCTTCGCTTGAATGGCAATTTCAAGCCACCCGAGGAACCCGGCGAGAAAAATCCCGAGCGCTGA
- a CDS encoding PRC-barrel domain-containing protein — protein sequence MSLRPILAGVALSLFAGAAFAQTAAATGADATLSGPGITMGTAATIPLKYVNIQDTDLMTSKLIGIDIVNKQNEEIGEISDIVVGDGKAVIGIVASVGGFLSIGESYVVLDPASVALAETDGTWKAYVDTTKDDLSNAPKLDYSKMKK from the coding sequence ATGAGCCTACGTCCCATCCTCGCTGGCGTCGCACTTTCCCTTTTCGCCGGCGCCGCCTTCGCGCAGACTGCCGCCGCAACAGGCGCCGATGCGACCCTCAGCGGTCCCGGTATTACAATGGGCACTGCTGCCACCATTCCGCTCAAGTATGTGAACATTCAGGACACCGACCTGATGACGTCGAAGCTGATCGGCATCGACATCGTCAACAAGCAGAATGAGGAAATCGGTGAGATTTCCGATATCGTTGTCGGCGACGGCAAGGCGGTCATCGGGATCGTTGCCAGCGTTGGCGGCTTCCTCAGCATCGGCGAAAGCTATGTCGTGCTCGACCCCGCCTCGGTTGCTCTTGCCGAGACGGACGGAACCTGGAAAGCCTATGTCGATACGACCAAGGATGATCTGTCGAACGCACCCAAGCTCGACTATTCCAAGATGAAAAAATAA